From the genome of Blautia pseudococcoides, one region includes:
- a CDS encoding PAS domain-containing hybrid sensor histidine kinase/response regulator gives MNEKSRLSMEHLTEVLDNAPAAIYVSAADDWELLYINRTAKEMLLWKTPGQGTTCFQAAGLNEPCPFCKVDQMNDKELLVREFMRSTDGRIYQLSGKLINWNGRSAHIEYILDITEKKREEERLEQYFQTIIENLPSGIAVIRYEKDGAMTKEYISEGFAAMTGRNPNEAWKLCRQDATASVYHEDKEWLKAELSSHMASGTEHFESIYRLKNEAGGYIWAKTKFSIIQNNEGTGRVYAVYHDITEEKERNQLRRQYDDLIVQHSRLAGPDVLIVGRCNITRNRILEIDDHTHSGLLEHFGTVREAFFTGLSSLIVDKEERQAFRDIYLNAPAVAAFARGETELNLKCFVKLPADEKGRYVHIKVILVEAPDSGDITGILTVTDITEQVISDRILHQISVASYDYVADLDLEQDVYRILTCNEESSFTPPHRGSHTELVSTMLQTAIMSKDKERFAMAMVSAEILRRLEQEGTYTVSYSLMGEHGEIRTKNLTMSAVNLQLSRVCLVCSDITDSVRTLENALALAEEASVAKSDFLSAMSHDIRTPMNAIMGMTTLAVARLDDRDKVADCLQKISVSSKHLLSLINDVLDMSKIERANITLNHMRVYLPEIVEQLAAIIEPQAKAAGLTMEIQAEGVTHPAFYGDSLRINQILINILSNAVKFTPEGGKVEFWVEEIPTVKASEHVRYRFTIRDTGIGMPEEFINNIFAPFARSRAAARIEGTGLGLSITKGLVDLMNGKITVESRLNHGSVFQVELEGEVAEAASEPVLAGDFSGEADENVFSGRLFLVAEDNTINSEILCELLSMYGAESVPRTDGLQAVRTFQEDAPGTYDAILMDIQMPDMDGYDATRAIRALDRPDAKTIPIIAMTANAFAEDIQKSLDIGMSAHVAKPIDLDILRAVLRKVFER, from the coding sequence ATGAATGAAAAGAGCCGGCTCTCTATGGAACATCTGACTGAAGTACTGGATAACGCGCCAGCAGCCATTTATGTTTCAGCGGCGGACGACTGGGAACTGCTTTATATCAACCGGACGGCAAAGGAAATGCTGTTATGGAAAACACCGGGTCAGGGAACAACCTGCTTTCAAGCGGCAGGTCTTAATGAACCATGTCCTTTCTGCAAAGTAGACCAAATGAATGACAAAGAACTTTTGGTACGGGAATTCATGCGTTCCACGGATGGCCGTATTTACCAGCTCAGCGGAAAGCTGATTAATTGGAACGGACGGTCCGCGCACATCGAATACATTCTGGATATTACGGAAAAGAAACGGGAAGAGGAGCGGCTGGAGCAATACTTCCAAACCATTATTGAAAATTTGCCCAGCGGTATTGCCGTGATCCGGTACGAAAAAGACGGGGCTATGACAAAGGAATACATATCCGAAGGTTTTGCCGCTATGACCGGAAGGAATCCCAATGAGGCATGGAAGCTGTGCCGGCAGGATGCAACAGCAAGTGTCTACCACGAGGACAAGGAGTGGCTTAAGGCGGAACTTTCGTCGCATATGGCAAGCGGCACAGAACACTTTGAGTCGATCTACCGGCTGAAAAATGAAGCAGGCGGCTACATTTGGGCCAAGACTAAATTTTCCATCATCCAAAATAACGAGGGAACAGGCAGGGTATATGCCGTCTACCATGATATTACGGAAGAGAAGGAGCGGAATCAGCTCAGACGTCAATATGACGACTTAATTGTCCAGCACTCCCGTCTTGCGGGGCCTGATGTTCTGATCGTCGGCCGCTGTAATATCACCCGGAACCGGATTCTGGAAATCGACGACCATACCCATTCCGGCCTTTTAGAACACTTTGGGACGGTGCGGGAAGCGTTTTTCACCGGGCTTTCAAGCTTGATCGTGGACAAAGAGGAGCGGCAGGCGTTCCGAGATATATATTTGAACGCACCAGCGGTCGCGGCTTTTGCACGGGGGGAAACCGAGCTGAACCTGAAATGCTTTGTTAAGCTGCCGGCAGACGAGAAGGGCCGGTATGTGCACATTAAGGTGATTCTGGTGGAGGCGCCTGACAGCGGCGATATCACCGGAATCCTAACAGTGACAGACATTACGGAGCAGGTCATATCAGACCGGATTCTGCACCAGATTTCCGTCGCCAGCTACGACTATGTCGCAGACTTGGATCTCGAGCAGGACGTCTACAGGATTTTGACCTGCAACGAGGAGTCAAGTTTTACACCGCCGCACCGGGGCAGCCATACGGAGCTGGTTTCCACCATGCTGCAGACCGCAATTATGTCCAAGGATAAGGAGCGGTTTGCAATGGCTATGGTATCGGCTGAAATCCTCCGGCGGCTGGAACAGGAGGGAACGTATACGGTTTCCTACTCTCTGATGGGAGAACATGGTGAGATTCGCACCAAAAACCTCACCATGTCTGCCGTGAACCTGCAGCTTTCGCGGGTTTGTCTGGTCTGCAGCGATATCACCGATTCAGTGAGGACGCTGGAAAATGCATTGGCGCTGGCAGAAGAGGCCAGTGTGGCAAAAAGCGATTTTCTGTCTGCCATGAGCCATGATATCCGCACGCCTATGAATGCCATTATGGGAATGACGACGCTGGCCGTCGCCCGGTTGGACGACAGGGATAAGGTGGCGGACTGCCTGCAGAAGATTTCCGTTTCCAGCAAACACCTGTTAAGCCTGATAAACGATGTTCTGGACATGAGTAAGATCGAGCGCGCCAATATTACGCTGAACCATATGCGGGTATATTTGCCGGAGATAGTGGAACAGCTTGCCGCTATTATCGAACCTCAGGCGAAAGCGGCAGGTCTTACGATGGAGATTCAGGCGGAGGGAGTTACACATCCGGCCTTTTATGGGGATTCACTGCGGATCAACCAGATTCTCATCAATATTCTGAGCAATGCCGTAAAATTCACCCCGGAGGGCGGGAAAGTGGAATTTTGGGTGGAAGAAATTCCAACGGTAAAGGCTTCGGAGCATGTCCGTTACCGGTTTACGATTCGCGACACCGGAATTGGGATGCCGGAGGAATTCATCAACAATATATTTGCTCCCTTTGCCCGGAGCCGTGCGGCGGCGCGGATCGAAGGTACAGGCCTGGGCCTGAGTATTACAAAAGGCCTTGTGGATCTGATGAACGGAAAGATCACTGTGGAGAGCCGCTTAAATCATGGCTCCGTCTTCCAGGTGGAGCTTGAAGGCGAAGTTGCGGAAGCTGCAAGCGAACCTGTTTTGGCGGGTGATTTTTCGGGCGAGGCCGATGAGAACGTCTTTTCCGGACGGCTCTTTCTGGTGGCGGAAGATAACACCATTAATTCGGAAATTCTCTGTGAACTTCTCAGTATGTATGGCGCAGAGTCTGTACCGAGAACGGACGGCCTCCAGGCGGTACGCACCTTTCAGGAAGACGCGCCGGGAACCTATGACGCTATCCTGATGGATATCCAGATGCCCGATATGGACGGATATGACGCAACCCGCGCCATCCGTGCTTTAGACCGGCCAGATGCCAAGACCATCCCTATCATCGCCATGACCGCCAACGCCTTTGCCGAGGATATTCAAAAATCCCTGGACATCGGGATGTCGGCCCATGTGGCGAAGCCGATTGACCTGGATATTCTGCGGGCGGTGCTGCGTAAAGTTTTTGAGAGGTAA
- a CDS encoding response regulator transcription factor: MQCESVSDGKAALEQEKVDLILLDINLPDGNGMDWLAEIRQRSALPVILISANNMEMDIVTGLQLGANDYITKPFSLMVLRARIEVQFRETEAESPEIFQTDYYYFDFRKMDFRVDESPVELSRTEQRLLRKLVENPGAVLTREILTDEIALRRL, translated from the coding sequence CTGCAGTGTGAATCTGTCTCTGACGGAAAGGCAGCACTTGAACAGGAAAAGGTAGATTTGATTTTGCTGGATATTAATCTGCCGGACGGAAACGGGATGGACTGGCTGGCGGAGATTCGGCAGCGCAGTGCCTTGCCGGTGATCCTGATCTCGGCTAATAATATGGAGATGGATATTGTAACAGGCCTGCAGCTGGGGGCAAACGACTATATCACAAAACCTTTCAGTCTGATGGTCCTTCGGGCAAGGATTGAAGTTCAGTTCAGGGAAACGGAGGCTGAAAGTCCGGAAATCTTCCAGACAGATTATTATTATTTTGATTTTCGGAAAATGGATTTCCGGGTGGATGAAAGCCCGGTAGAACTGAGCCGGACCGAACAGAGACTTCTGCGGAAACTGGTGGAAAACCCCGGGGCGGTTTTAACAAGGGAAATTCTGACAGATGAAATAGCATTACGGAGACTTTGA